The following nucleotide sequence is from Alkalihalobacillus sp. LMS39.
GACAGAAGCAAAGTTAAATAATTACTTACGAGAACTAGGTCTCGATGAAATATAGGGTGTGATTTTTATGGAATTAAAAGAGAATGAAGTTCCCCTAGAAGGTTGGCAAGAAAAAAGGATAGGGGATGTACTAGAAGTAAAGTATGGGAAGTCACAAAAAAATATTGAAGTAGATAATAGTGATATTCCAATATTGGGTACCGGAGGAATAATAGGATGGGCGAATAAACCTCTTTTTGATAAAGAGTCTGTTCTTATTGGAAGAAAAGGAACAATTGATAGACCGCAATATATGGATAGGCCCTTTTGGACAATAGATACACTTTTTTATACTGATATTGATACTAATTTAGTAGTGCCGAAATTTATGTACTATTTATTCCAAAATATAAACTGGTACAGATATAATGAAGCTACTGGAGTACCGAGTTTAAGTGCATCTAATATTAGTGCCGTTAAGTTTTACTGTCCCCCTCTTAATGAACAAAAGGAAATTGCAAATATCCTTTCAACATTTGATAGGCAAATAGAAGAAACAGATTTTTTAATTGAAAAAACTATAGTTTTAAAAAATGGACTAGTTCAAAAGTTAATGAAAGAAGGTATTGGGAACAAAGAGTTTAAAAAGACTGAAGTTGGTGATATTCCATTAGATTGGGAAGTAAGACTATTGAGTGATATAACAATTAAAATTGGAGATGGTGTCCATTCAACTCCTGAATACTCTGAAAATGGAGATGTAGCATTTATTAATGGGAATAACTTAGTGAGTCATCGAATCGGCAAATTGGGAAATGCTAAAAGAATATCAAGGAGAGAGCTTGAAAAACATCCTAATCATTTAGTGAATGATTCAGTTTTAATATCAATCAATGGTACTATTGGAAATACAGCAATTTATAAAGGTGAACAAGTACTTCTTGGTAAGAGTGTTGCCTATATTAATGTAAATAAAGAAGAGGTTTCCGAATTATTTCTGATGTATGCATTGGAGTCTTATAGAGTTCAGAAGTATTTTCAATCTGAATTAACAGGGACTACCATAAAAAATCTTTCATTAAAGACAATTAGAAATCTTAAATTACCTTTAC
It contains:
- a CDS encoding restriction endonuclease subunit S gives rise to the protein MELKENEVPLEGWQEKRIGDVLEVKYGKSQKNIEVDNSDIPILGTGGIIGWANKPLFDKESVLIGRKGTIDRPQYMDRPFWTIDTLFYTDIDTNLVVPKFMYYLFQNINWYRYNEATGVPSLSASNISAVKFYCPPLNEQKEIANILSTFDRQIEETDFLIEKTIVLKNGLVQKLMKEGIGNKEFKKTEVGDIPLDWEVRLLSDITIKIGDGVHSTPEYSENGDVAFINGNNLVSHRIGKLGNAKRISRRELEKHPNHLVNDSVLISINGTIGNTAIYKGEQVLLGKSVAYINVNKEEVSELFLMYALESYRVQKYFQSELTGTTIKNLSLKTIRNLKLPLPSLEEQQKIASIIFEIDNQINHYLNIKSQLQNMKNGLAKQLLKGKIRVNI